In the Hordeum vulgare subsp. vulgare chromosome 7H, MorexV3_pseudomolecules_assembly, whole genome shotgun sequence genome, one interval contains:
- the LOC123413550 gene encoding NAC transcription factor 56-like has product MPLTKARRAVKRSASARAGGGRSMSMAPPPGPPPLPPGVYFNPTHAESIAFLNRWIAGDDKMPDARGFIFHADMYADDPYALEQLHPPASDRDGKQTWWFLGESKFQSPFSTTSRRASAPPMPTRRMSTTARRTA; this is encoded by the coding sequence ATGCCGCTCACGAAAGCAAGAAGAGCAGTCAAGAGATCAGCTTCCGCCAGAGCCGGAGGCGGCAGATCCATGTCCATGGCCCCTCCGCCCGGGCCACCGCCGCTGcctcccggggtctacttcaaccCGACGCACGCGGAGAGCATAGCGTTCCTCAACCGGTGGATCGCCGGCGACGACAAGATGCCCGACGCGCGGGGGTTCATCTTCCACGCCGACATGTACGCCGACGACCCCTACGCGCTGGAGCAGCTACACCCGCCGGCCAGCGACCGTGACGGCAAGCAGACGTGGTGGTTCCTCGGCGAGTCCAAGTTCCAGAGCCCGTTCAGCACTACGTCACGCCGCGCCAGTGCCCCACCGATGCCGACCAGACGGATGTCTACGACTGCGAGGAGGACGGCGTGA